A stretch of DNA from Elephas maximus indicus isolate mEleMax1 chromosome 21, mEleMax1 primary haplotype, whole genome shotgun sequence:
GATTGTGGCTGTGGTTACACGAATCTACACGTGATAAAACTGAACAGAACTAGACACACatgcacaagcacacacacaaatgagtgcATGTAAAACTGGTAAAATCTGAATGAATTCTGTGGGTTGTACctgtcaatttcctggttttgatattataCCGTATAGTATGCACCAGTTACCACTAGGGAAAACTGGGTAATACACAGGATCTCTctctactatttttgcaacttcctgtgaatctacttcaaaataaaaagcttctaaaaaaatcaaaatgacataaAATGGTATAAAATAAGTAATTTTACTCCTGCCACCATCCACCCTTTTCTCTACCCCCAACCACTTTTCATTAGTTTCTAGCAGGGGCAGGTTaactagtaagcaaggtatgcacaggcttacttgtgcttgcttactaatctgtaatgcacaatttcacctgtttttcacatcTGATATCACCCATTGATTCAACCAGAATCCTACCGATGGGGACTGGGGCTGATCCATTGAGAGGTTCTTACAAGTTTAAGGAGtatgcttattgggtaatccacccctggttTCCAGTATAATTTATGAGtgttttttaagcaaataaaagCACACTCAAATCTGCCTTTATCTCCCCCTTTCCCTACTTTTTTTCCAAAAGGAAGCATATCTTATACACTGTTCTGCATCTTGTGTATTCCACTTAATATATCCTAGAGGTGTGTCCACATCAGTTCCTAGAAAGCAGCCACGTTCTTTGTTACGCAGCCTCCAATTCTACTGTGTGCATGAACCCATTTATTCAACCAGAATCCTACTGATTGGGACTGGGGCGGCTCATTTGAGAGTTTCTTAGAAGTTTAAAGAATGTGCCTTGAGACAGCGGGAGCCAACAGATGAATAGGCTTAAGGTGTCCTTGCCCACGGTTAGCTTTCATTTGTTACTGACAGAAGGCCCAGACTCTTCTTAGGTGTACTTCTGGTAGAAAGTCCATCATTCTCTCAGGGTTCAGAGATGAGAACTAAGACAAAAGCGTGCTTATTGAACACCAAGGTCAAATCTTTGCTCATTACTGCCATGTGACCTTGCCCAAGTCATTCAGGCTTTCTAAGCCTTAGACATTTTGTCTGACAAAGCAAGATAACACCTGCCTGTCTGATCCCACAGGGCTGTGGTGAGTCTCAAATGAAAGAAAGTAcatgaaaatgctttgaaaatcATAAAATGTTATACAAATGGATGGTGATGCTACTCAGTAACATAAAATGGAAGGAGATTAGTGACAGATTTAAGAAATGGGACCAATTTATGAAAAAAACATGGTTTACCAGAAAGTAGGAAAGGCCTTTAATACACTAGAGGGTCACACTGAGCCCTATGATGTTTATAAACTGGGCAGTTAAAGACCAGTACTTTGGCAACAAGTACTGGGCTTGCTGACCCTATCTTCTGCTGGGCCCACACAAATTCCTACGAGGTCCATAGAACATAGTAGTCAAGGGCTCTGAGAGTTGAGAAACTACATTCCTGTAattcaaaactgaaaataacatcaGATCAAAACTGCCAACTCTCCACCCAGGCACTGTGCGCTACTGGCCATTCTCTCCCTCCAGCAGTGTGCGTGGTTTGACCCAAACACCATTCTAATTCATGTATGGCAGTAGTACATAAGTTAATCTCACCCCCTGAAGGTAAACAGGAACACTGTAGTACTACCAGATACAGAAAACCTGAACGCTGTCCTTCTGGGACTGATTCTGCCAAGACAGTGGAGTCACAGTCCATGCAACACATATCTGCTAGGATGAAATGGAATAAGTCTAGAACCTTTCAACCATTCCACTGATTCCAACATTCGTGAAAATAGTGGTCTTCTGCCAGGTGAGATGATACTGGGTATGTTGAAGGTAATTTGGTCACTGATTATTATCACAGGTACCTGCCAAGGCCTGGCCTGGCTTAGCTATCAATATCAAACAGGCCCAATTATTTTCAAGCACGCTGTTAGTGTGGAAAGATTCACGcatcaggagaaaagaaaaagggcaaCTATCAGAGctagccttggaagaaaggcctggtgatctacttctgaacagtcAGCTCTTGAAAACTCCACGGAGCAGGcccagttctattttgacacatggggtcaccccgAGTCAGTCTCAGCTCGATGACAGTTGGTTATCAGAGTTTATTTCTATGAAGGATAGGACAAATTTTCGAAAAGACAGCAGAGGGCTCTGTAGAGGAAAGCGGAGAGTGAAACAGAAACGGAATTTGTGCTGCCAGTTTTTCTGGTGAGACTGCTTTTGTGGCTGATCATTTAATCCTCCACATAATTATACATCTACTTCTGCCTTTGCATTTTAAATGTGGTCCTGAAAAAAACTGAGATCaaatcaaatttttaattttctaaaataaaaataatacatgtgcagTCAAGccatgtataaaataaaaatttattttattatttattcagaAGCAAATACTATTAATACTTTCTGACAtattctttaaggagccctggtggcacagtggttaagcatgcgGCTGCTAACTggtaggttggtggttcaaactcacccagcggctctgcgggacaaagacctggtgatctactcctgtaaagattacagcacaggataccctgtggggcagttctgctctgttcttagggtcactatgagttggaaccgactcactGGCACCTGACAACGTGTATTCTTTGAGAAATTTTCTTATCATATGCAAGCACATAtatgtatttccttttctaaACCCAAATGGAACTCACCTTTTAAATGTGATTAAGTTGTATTTAAAGGAATAATAATACAAACATATTGTAAAGAGAACTTTACCTCTGcattaaaaatttctctttggattttttctttcttttttaatttttattgtgctttaagtgaaagcttacaaatctagtcaggctctcatacaaaagtttatataatacaccttgctatattctcctaattgctctcccccaatgagacagcacactccttccctccactctctcttttcgagtccattctgccagcttctgatcccctctgccctctcatctcccttccagataggagatggcaacacagtctcatgtgtctctcTGGGTTTTTTTATTGGAGCCATATAAAGCAAAGAACACATTTATTTTTACCAAGAATATACTTTAATGTTCCATAAGTCATAATTCAGTGTGTAATAAGAACCCATGATGTCTGGCCAAAAGTTGCAGACTGTTCTGTTGGGAAAGATTTGTAATTCTTTTCTTCTGCATGGATCCTGAATTCCAGATGTCAGGTTTAATTCTTCATACAATGGTACCTTTACAAGAGGTACAAAACACTGAGCTTTCAAGGCAATTGTAAGGGGCTTGTAGAATAGCTTCTTTGCAACCCGGTGAATTAATCTGATTCCTCTTTCCTTGGTCCACTCTACCTCCAACTTAAATTTTACAGGAGTAGTCTCCAGAAACTCTCTTCCCCTCCAGCCAGAGCATTAAGGAAGTGAAAGAAATGGAGAGTACAGTCTGGAAAAAATTCTGGGCTAATCTGCTTAAGACAGCTGAGTTTAGAAAAGTTTGGGCTGCAATCTTGTCTCCAGTCTATGTGGCTTTCCATAAACTTTGAAGATTCTTCAAATTCACTTGGTTATCTCCCTTCGTTTAATCAAGAAGTGCCCTTTGCTGCAGCATATACCTTTGGCCTGTGGGTCTTGGGCTCCAGGTTTTGTAACTCGTTATTAACTCACCAAGGACTCCATAAACCAGAGAATGCCACTCTGCAACCAAGAGCTATGCCCACCATACCAAAGCCGTCTTGTTAGTTTCCAGGTGTTGACAAGTTCCACAACTAATTACTCTTATAAAAGAGAGTAGCTAAGAGTCACATCCATCACTTACATTGGCAGAACATTTTAAAAAGCTTAAAGCTCAAACATTTCTGCTGgcttttctttcatcttcctgACTTTTTGGTAACCCCTTATGGTCACAACAGCACCAAGGGCAAAGGCCACAATGCCCAAGGCAGCAAAGATGCCGGCTCCTATATCTCCCCCatggaaactgcagctgaagcCACTGTACCCCTTGCTTTGGTACAGCGCTTCCCTCTGTTTACACACAGGAGAGTCGTAGGCAGTAGAGAGGTAgtggaaatagaaatacaaggCTGGGATGTATGCCACAGCAATAAGCACGTCCAACAAGCCTTCAATCACCAGACACAGTGGGCAATGCCACGGGACCCGCAGGGTGCCCATGGCAATGAGGAGGCAGCAGAAGGCCATGAGGGCTCCACTGCAGGCCATTGCTACAGTGACTGTGGGCAGCTTCAGTTGGTAGAACTGGACGTCCAGCTGCTGGGCTTTCTCCCCATCAGCACCTTCAAAACCACTGTAAGCCCCTCCGAACTGGTAGTAGTAAATGCCCCCCAGGCTGGTGATGCCCGTATAGCCCCCTGTGGAATTGTAAGATACAGAGCTGCAGGCCAGGATCAGCAAGTTCAGGAGAATCTCCAGCATTTGGCAGCAGGCTGCAAAAAAAGGGTGTGTTACCATTTTGGGAGATGCTAtttagtccctgggtgatgcaaaatgttaagttcaactactaaccaaaaggttagaggttcaaatccaccctgaggcaccttggaagaaaggcctggtgaattacttctgaaaaatcagccactgaaaatcctatggagcacagttctgctctgaaatacatggggttgccatgagttggaatcaacagcaactggtctgtttttttgtttttttttttttttacttagcactTGGAGACTCTTCCAACTTGAGGCTCACCTCCCCTGCATCAGCTCAGACCAATCTCTTTATTCTGTCCCCTTGGAAAGCCTGGGTGCCTGATTGGCATTTGATGATAGCTGGGAACTACAGTCTCCAGACTGTGTCAGAGATACTTTGGACTGAAAAGAGTAACTATCAAAAGAGCAGAGCAGCCTGCCTCAGGAGAGGTGCAGGAAAATGGTGGAAGAAATCAAGCCAGTTAGCAGAAAGAAAGGCGTCCTGTGTGGAGGGGCAAGAGCATGCCCCttgccccccagcccccaccgaaATAAAAAAAGTTGTCTCCTCTTTATATGTTTTGTGGCTATCTCCAATTTGAAAGAGATGACTTCTCcaagtttgaaaaaaaatcaatgtacagCTCAAAAAATATAATGACATTTGAAAAAAATGTGGACATTATACATCAAAATGGTAACTGCGGTTCATATGTATTGAAATATGAAAAATTAAGTTAAGCCTATatgcttaaaattttaaaaatatattgaaagcaggaacacaaacagatacacatacaccaatattcactgcagcactcttcacaGTAACTAAAAGATAGGAACAACTTAAATGTCCCTCAATAGATGAATTgatgaacaaactatggtatatccatacaatggaatattgttagGGGTgtcaagtttgttctgactcatagcaaccctgtgtacaacagaatgaaacactgcctggtcctgcaccatcctcacagtcattgttatgcttgagcccattattgcagccacttcgtcaatccatcccactgagggtcttcctctttttcactgaccgtctatcaagcatgatgtccttctccaaggaccgatccctcctgataacatgtccaaagtatgtgagacaaagtctcgccatcctcgcgtctaaagagcattctagctgtgcttcctccaagacagttttgttccttcttctgccagtccatggtatattcaatattcttcaccaacaccacaattcaaaagcatcaattcctctttggccttccttatttattgcccagctttcacatgcgtatgaggtaattgaaaacaccatggcttgggtcaggtacaccttagtccttaaagtgacatctttgctttttaacacattaaagaggtcttttgcagcagatttgcccaatgcaatgcgtcattttatttcttgactgctgcttccacggctgttgattgtaaatccaagtaaaaggaaatccttgacaacttcaatcttttctccatttatcatgatgttgcttattggtcaggttgtaagaatttttgttttctttatgttgaggtgtaatccatattgaagaccgtaatctttgatcttcatcattaagtgcttcaagtcctcttcactttcagcaagcaaggttgtgtcatctgcatatcgcaggttgttaatgagtattcctcctatcctgatgccctgttcttttcatatagtccagtttcttgggttattttctcagcatacagattgaataagtatggtgaaaggatacaaccctgatgcacaccttttctgactttacgcagtatccccttgttctattcaaacgactgcctcttgatctatgtacaagttcctcatgagcacaattaagtgttctggaattcccattgtttgcaatgttatccataatttcatatgatccacacagtcacatgcctttacataatcaataaaacacaggtaagcatctttctggtattctctgctttcagccaggacccatgtgacaccagcaatgatatccctggtttcacatcctcttctgaacctggcttgactttctggcagttccctgtcgatacactgctgcagccacttttgaatgatcttcagcaaaattttacttgcatgtgatattaatgatattgtttgataatgtccacattcagttggatcacctttctttggcagtggcaaaaatatggatctcttccaattggttggccaagtagctgtctccaagtttcttagcatagacgagtgagtacttccagtgctgcatcccaactggtattcaatcaattcctggaggcttgcttttcaccagtgtcttcagtgcagattggacttctttcagtaccatcagttcttgatcatttgctacctcctgaaatgaacgaaagtcaaccaactctttttggtacagtgactgtgaatttcttccatcttcttttgatgcttcctgtatattttgcccatagaatccttcataatTGCAACTTGAAgtctgaatattttcttcagttttttcagcttgagaaacgtggagcatgttcttcccttttggttttctaactccaggtctttgcacatgtcattataatactttgtcttctcgagctgtcctttgaaatcttctgtttagctcttttacgtcatcatttctcccatttgctttagctactctgcattcaagagcaaccttcagagtctcttctgacatccattttggtcttttctttctttcctgtctttttaatgacctcttgctttcttcatatctgatgtccttgatgtcattccacaactcgcctggtgttaggtcattagtgttcaatgcatcaaatctattcatgagatggtctctaaattcaggtgggatatactcaaggtcgagctttggctcttgtaggcttgttctaattttcctcagctttaacttgaacttgcatttgagcaactgatggtctgttttgcagttggcccttggccttgttctgactgatatggagcttttccatcgtctctttccacagatgttgtcgatctgattcctgtgcattccattcaGTGAGGTCCGCGTGTATAGTAGTCTCTGTTTAAATTGGTTAAAAAggcatttgtaatgaagaagtcattggccttgcaaaattctgtcatgcgatctctagcatcatttctatcaccaaggccatattctccaacaaccaatccttcttttttgtttccaacttttgcactagttatctatcaccagtaattatcaatgcatcctgattgcacgtttgatcagtttcagactacaaaagttggtaaaaatctttaatttcttcatttttggtcttagtggttcGTGTGTGTCaaattgtcatattaactggtttttcttgtaggtgtatggatattatcctatcactgacagcattgtacttcaggatagatcttaagaTGTTCTTGATGATGAATGAAACACCATCCTTCTTCATTtgtcatatgattgtctgattcaaaatggccaataccagtccatttcagctcactaatgcttaggatattgatgtttattcattccatttcatttttgacgatttccaattttcctagattcatacttcgtacattccatgttcctattattagtatttgcagctgtttcttctcattttgagtcatgacacatcagcaaatgaaggtttaaaaagcttggctccatccatgtaattaaggtcaactctactgtgaggaggcaactcttccccagttgccttttgagtgccttccaacctgaggtgctcatcttgtggtactatatcagacaatgttctgctgctattcataagattttcactggctaattttcttcagaagaccacaggtccttcttcctagtctgtcttagctcagctgaaacctgcccaccatgggtgaccctgctgttatctgaataccggtggcatatcttcctgcttcacagcaacacacaagttcccacagtacgacaaactgacagatgcatgggggcaaTGGAgttttactcagccataaagagaaatgaagtcctgatacgtgctacaacatggataaaccttgagaacataatgctgagtgaaataagtcagtcacaaaatgataaatattataTGCTTCTATTTAACGTGAAATTTCAGCAGGGAAGTATATACAGGCCTAAGGTTATTAGTAGTtagcaggggtgggaaggagggagagggaaataaggactcattgcttaggagacactgagcttctgttatggGTAATGGAAAAGtctggaaacagataatggtgatagttgcacacaTGATGATCACAATTAATGCCACTAAATCGTACATGTCaagaatgttaaaatggcaagttaaaaaaggaaacaatgtttgttttattgtacttagATTTTAACTCAATaaataactttgttttcttttgtttccctaAAAGGCACATCTCTTGGGCTATAATATTTTTCCAGAGCTGGATTCTTTCACGGCCCTTGGCTTCTTTCTGTTGGATAAGGAAAGGGCTCCAGGTCTTCCACCAAAGCTGGGTGCTTTtcttaaaatcaattttattgagACATACACAACAAAGTGCACCGACATTGAATAcacagtttgatgagttttgacaaatgtgtataTTATGTGACCATAATCAAGATACAAAACATTTTCATTAACCTGGAAACTTCCCCAGTACATCTTTGCAATCAATCCCCTACCCTTCCTCCTCGGGCAACCACCACTCTGCTTTCTGTTGTTAAaaattagttttgccttttctgtaatttcatataaatgcaaGCATACATACTCCTTTAAATCTGGTTTCTTTTGCTCAGTATAATGTAAAACTGGGTGCTTTTAAACTGGAAATTTTAAATGGTGGAATAGTTCCCATGGGTTATCTGACTCCCGCTCCAGTGAGGTAAGGCTGTCAGCATCTCTCTGGCATTTAGAGAACCAGATTTTGTGCCTGGTTCCAGTTGGTCTATTTATGAAGCTGGGTTACATCTGTCTAATGGAAATGATTCACTCTCAAGTATTATCTTTACACTCTACAATTCTTCCCCAAAATGGACatatatttattgttttctttgattATAAAAGCAACACAtacttattgta
This window harbors:
- the MARVELD3 gene encoding MARVEL domain-containing protein 3 isoform X2, which translates into the protein MEEPSGARESRARPRERDPNRHPRPNRDHHPERQRDRSGDRLREKDGDGRRNADRRGDQDRRRDRDPRQERRSVGGHRPDKQRAWEKSLQSQARGGPQGSTWDAGPPPWPAPWETPEPPSKRKEGLGRRGPDSELASGRYVLSNPRPGQEEVEYCQSEAEGLLECHKCRYLCTGRACCQMLEILLNLLILACSSVSYNSTGGYTGITSLGGIYYYQFGGAYSGFEGADGEKAQQLDVQFYQLKLPTVTVAMACSGALMAFCCLLIAMGTLRVPWHCPLCLVIEGLLDVLIAVAYIPALYFYFHYLSTAYDSPVCKQREALYQSKGYSGFSCSFHGGDIGAGIFAALGIVAFALGAVVTIRGYQKVRKMKEKPAEMFEL